One window of Acomys russatus chromosome 28, mAcoRus1.1, whole genome shotgun sequence genomic DNA carries:
- the LOC127211058 gene encoding V-type proton ATPase subunit G 1-like, with translation MVSQSQGTQQLLQAEKWVAEKVSEARKRKNRRLKQAKEEAQTEIEQYRLQREKEFKAKEAAVLGSHGSCSSEMEKETQEKMTILQNYFQKSRDEVLDNLLAFVCDIWPENHENYRISG, from the coding sequence ATGGTGAGTCAGTCGCAGGGCACTCAGCAGCTCCTGCAGGCCGAGAAGTGGGTGGCTGAGAAGGTGTCTGAGGCCCGCAAGCGAAAGAACCGGAGGCTGAAGCAGGCCAAAGAAGAAGCCCAGACTGAGATTGAACAGTATCGCCTGCAGAGGGAGAAGGAGTTTAAGGCCAAGGAAGCTGCGGTGCTGGGGTCCCATGGCAGTTGTAGCAGTGAGATGGAAAAGGAGACCCAGGAGAAGATGACCATCCTCCAGAACTACTTCCAGAAGAGCAGGGATGAAGTCCTGGATAACCTCTTGGCCTTTGTGTGTGACATCTGGCCAGAAAACCATGAGAACTACCGCATAAGTGGATAG